GGCGCTGAGCAGACGCTGGCGGACGGGCTCGCCCTCGGGGGCGGCGGCTTCGACCACCTCGGCCAGGCGCGTCATGTCCTCGGTCAGGACGGCCTCGAACAGTTCGGCCTTGTCTTGGAAGTTGGCGAAGACGGCGCCGGTGGACATGCCCGCGCCCTTGGCGATGTCGCGGATGGTGGCGGGCTCGTAGCCCCGCTCGGCGAACAGCGAGCGGGCGGCGTCCAGAACCTTTTGCCGTGTGCGGATCTTGGCGACCTGGCGGCGGTTCAAGCGAGGTTCGACGGCGAGGGTTGCGACGGTATCTGTCATGAAATCAGGCTTTTACTCTACTTTAAGTCTCGGACGCTGCGGATAGCCCGAAAGCGACTTGAGGTGAAGATCGCGGCCCGACGGCGGGACGGACAAGCGCGTTCTGCGCCATGAAGGCGGCAAAGGCGTAACAGCGCTTGCATCACGGAACCATGACGAAAATGGGTCCGCCATACGACCATAGGTGTCAATCCTTAGTCGGCGCGGGTTCCGGACGAAAAGCGCGGGCCGTGCGGCGCAGGGCGCGGCTGGGGCGGTTGCGACGCTCCGCCGGCGTCGCCGCCTGGAACGCCCTTCTGAACTGATCGCGCCGTTCGTGGATCGAGGCCAGGACCAGACCCATGGGCACGCCCAGGTCGACCAGGGTGTTTTCGGCCAGCTGCAGACTGGCCTCGGTCGTCTCCGGCACGGCGTCGGTGACGCCCAGGCCGTAGAGACGCATGGCGTGCTGGTCGTCGCGGGCGCGGGCGATCAGGATCAGGTCGTCGCGCATCGCCCGCGCGGTCTGGACCACCTCGTCCACCTTGGCGGGGGCGTCCATGGTCACGATCAGGGCGCGGGTCGACTGGATGCCGCAATGCTGCAGCATCTCGCGTCGTCCGGCGTCGCCATAGAAGACCTCGAACCCGTCGCGACGACCGGCGGCGACGGCGGCGGCGTCGGTGTCCAGGGCGATGAAGGCCTGATCATGCGCCTTCAGCATCTCGCCGATCAGACGGCCCACCCGACCGAAACCGACGATGATGACGGCGCCGTCCGCCCCCGTCGGTGCGGGAATATCGGGCAGGGCCGTCGAATCCTGTTCGGGCCGTTTCGCCAGTTTCTGACCGATCATGGCCAGCAGCGGAATGGAGAAGATGCTGACGGTCGCCGACAGGGCGACGGCGTTGGTCAGACCGGGCGGGGCCAGGCCTTCGACCATGCCGGTGGCGAAGATCACGAAGGCGAACTCGCCCGCCGGGGCCAGGACCAGGGCCGTTTCCAGCGCCGGCCGCGCGCCTAATCCCCACAACCGCGCCAGGGCGAAGATGACGCCGGTCTTGACCGCCGTCAGGGCCAGGGCCAGGCCGAACACCCCGACGGGATCGGCGGCGATGGCGTCCAGGTCCAGCCCCAGTCCGACGCCGACGAAAAAGACGCCCAGCAGCAGGCCCTTGAACGGTTCGATCGACACCTCGACCTCGCGCCGGAACTCGGTCTCGGCCAGAAGAATGCCCGCGACCAGGGCGCCGATGCTCATGGACAGGCCGCTGGCCTGGGCCGCCAGACCGGCCCCGACCACGACCAGCAGACTGGCGGCGACGAACAGTTCGCCCCCCTGGGCCGCCTTTCTCGCCTTGGCCACCGACCGGAACATGGGACGCAGCACCACCCGACCCAGCAGCACCAGAAGCCCCAGGCCGACCGCCGCCGGGATCAGGGTGAACAGCGACCGGCCCAGGATGGCGGCGTCCAGCGCCCCGCCCTGCTGGGCCACGGCGGCCAGGACGGTGACGGTGATCAGAATGGGCGCGACCGACAGGTCCTGGGCCAGGAGTATGGCGAAGGTCGAACGGCCGACCACGCCCTTCAGCCGCCCGCGCTCGGCCAACACCGGCATGACCACGGCGGTCGAGGACAGGGCCAGTCCCATGCCCAGCACCGCCGCGCTGGCCAGGGTCTGGCCGATCAACAGGAAGCCGCCCCCGATCACGGCGGCGCAGACCCCGACCTGCATCATCCCCAGGCCGAAGACCAGGCGGCGCATGGCGCGCAGCCGCTCCCACGACAGCTCCAGCCCGATCATGAACAACAGGAAGGCCACGCCTAGCTCGGACAGCTGCGCCAGCTGACCCGGATCGCTGATGGTGAAATAGGACAGGAAGGGCAGGGCGTGGGCGAACCGGGCCAGACCGTCCGGTCCCAGAACGACGCCGGCCGCCAGGAAGCCCAGCACCGGGCTGATCTTCAGCCGGTTGACCAGGGGCACCATGACCCCCGCCGCGGCCAGGAAGACCACCAGGTCCTTATAGTCTGCGCCGTGTCCGTGCATCGCCCCTCCGTGGTCGTCTCATCTGACCCCGAACCGGCGACTGTGGCGAGACGTCGCAGCGCTTTCATGAATTTTTTTTAAGGCGACAGCCCCCTGTCTGGGTCTAGGGTCCGCGCCGAACCGCCCATTTTCGGGGCGGAGCCCAGGACCCAGTGATGAAACGACTGCTTATCGGCGCCGCCGTCGGCGCCCTTCTGCTGCCCGCCAGCGCCGCCTTCGCTCAAGACGCCGACCACGACCACGCCTGCATCGACGAGACCTGCTCGATCGTCTCCCTGTTCTCGGGCGAGGAGACCGCCGCCGGCTGGCAGGGCACGACGGCGCCGCGTTACGGAACCTGGGGCTTCGACATGGCGGGCCGCGACACTGCGGTGAAGCCTGGCGACGACTTCTTCGAATACGCCAACGGCAAGGCGCTGGAGAAGCTGGTCATTCCGTCGGACCGCACCAGCTACGGCTCGTTCGCCCTGCTGCGCGAACTGTCCGACAACCGCATGAAGGAACTGGTGACGGGTCTGGCCGCGCGTCGCGATCTGGCCGCCGGTTCGGACGAGGCCAAGATCGCCGACGCCTATCGCTCCTACATCGACGAGGCGCGCATCGAGCAGCTGGACGCCCAGCCGCTGCAACCCTATCTGGCCGCGATCCGCGCCGCCGACAGCCATGACAAGATGGCCGTCTATATGGGCCAGACGGTCGGCCGCTTCGGTTCGTCCTTCTTCGGCACCGGCATCACCATCGATGCGAAACAGCCGACCCGCTACGTCGTCTCGACCGGCCAGTCAGGCCTGGGCCTGCCGAACCGCGATTACTATCTGGACGCCCGCTATGCGGACAAGAAGGAGAAGTATCAGGCCTATGTCGGCCGTATGCTGACGATGATCGGCTGGGCTGACCCGACCGAGACCGCCGCCCAGATCGTGGCGCTGGAACAGAAGATCGCCGAAGCCCACTGGACCCCGGTCGAGAACCGCAATCGCGACAAGACCTATAACGAATTCACCATCGCCCAGCTGGCCCAGCAGGCGCCGGGCTTCGAATGGCAGGCCTATTACGACGCCGCCGAACTGGGGGGCGTGCCGCGCCTGATCGTGCGCCAGGACACGGCCATGCCCAAGATCGCGGCCATCTACGCCGAGACGCCGGTGGCCCTGTTGCAGGCGTGGGAAGCCTTCCACACCGCCGACGACATGGCGCCCCTGATGTCCAAGCGGTTCTCGGACGCCCAGTGGGAGTTCCGTTCGCGCGACCTGTCGGGCCAGCCCGAGCAGCGCACCCGCGAGAAGCGCGCCATCTCCTTCGCCGAGGGTTCGCTGGGCGAGGCGACGGGCCGTCTCTATGTCGCCCAGTATTTCCCGGCCGAATCCAAGGCCAAGATGGAAGAACTGGTCGCCAATCTGCGCACCGCCCTGTCGCGCCGGATCGAGAACCTGACCTGGATGGGGGCTGAGACCAAGGCGGCGGCGCAGGAGAAGCTGCGCAAATTCACCGTCAAGATCGGCTATCCCGACAAGTGGCGCGACTATTCCGGCCTGGACATCCGCGCCGACGACCTGGTCGGCAACGCCGAGCGTCGCGGCCTGTTCGAATGGAACTATGATCTGTCGCGCCTGAACGAGCCGGTCGACAAGTCGGAGTGGGGCATGACCCCGCAGACGGTCAACGCCTACTACAACTCGGCCAATAACGAGATCGTCTTCCCGGCGGCCATCCTGCAGCCGCCCTTCTTCGATCCGAACGGCGATGCGGCGGTCAACTATGGCGGCATCGGCGGCGTGATCGGCCACGAGATCGGCCACGGCTTCGACGACCAGGGCTCCAAGTCCGACGGCGACGGCGTGCTGCGCAACTGGTGGACGCCTGAGGACAAGGCCCGGTTCGAGGCCCTGACCACGCGCCTGGGCGAGCAATACGCCACCTATGAGCCGATCGCCGGCTATCATATCAACCCCGGCCTGACGATGGGCGAGAACATCGGCGACGCCTCGGGCGTGGCCGTGGGTCTGGAGGCCTATCACCTGTCGCTGAACGGTCAGGCCGCGCCGGTGATCGACGGCACGACCGGCGACCAGCGCTTCTTCTACGGCTGGGCCCAGGTCTGGCAGTCGAAGTATCGCGACGAGGCGCTGAAGCAGCAGGTCGCCACCGACCCGCACTCGGCCGCCCAGTTCCGCGTCATCGGCCCGCTGCGCAACGTCGACGCCTGGTACGACGCCTTCGACGTCCAGCCCGGCACGAAATACTATCTGACGCCGGACCAGCGCGTTCGCCTCTGGTAAGCGACGGGTCTTCGATAGACGGAAAAGGCCGGGGTCCGCCCCGGCCTTTTTCATGGCCGACGCACGGTGAAGGCGCGGATTCTATGGGCGTCGAGACCAGGGCGGATCTGGATTTCAGGCATAGAAAAGCCCGCTGCGGGGGATACATCGCAGCGGGCTATCTTGCTCTTTAAAGAGCGGACGTTTCCTCCCCGAAACGCCTTCGAGTGCTGCGCGCTTGAGCAACGCTTGCCCTCGAGTGAGTTCATTTGACGCAAGGGCAGGTCGGGCGTCAACGGCGCATTTCGCCAGAGTCGAACTTTCTTCGACTTATCGATGATAACCCATTTCGCCGCCCCATAATTATCGAAGCTTATTCGATAATGCTCCTGATGGCGGCGAGCAGACCCTCGCGGGGGATCTTCATCTGGCCCGGACGTTCGGCCTTCCAGGCGTCGTTGTCGGCGATGGCGGCGGCGGCGGCGCGGCCCGCGTCCAGATCCTTGATGGTCACCTCGTTCGCCGCGATCTCGTCGCCGCCAAGAATCACCACGGCCGGGGCGCCGCGCCGGTCGGCGTATTTCATCTGGGCCTTCATGCCCGCCCGGCCCAGATAAAGCTCGGCGGCGATGCCGGCGGCGCGCAGTTCAGCGACGGCGTTCAGGTAATGGCCCATGTCGTCCTCCGAGAAGACGATGACCACGACCGGGCCGCGCACCGCATCTTCTGCGCCCCGTCCCGCCGCGCGCAGGGCCGAGGCCAGACGCGAGACGCCGAAGGAGAAGCCGGTCGCCGGAACGCTCTGACCCGTGAACCGGGCGACCAGATCGTCATAACGGCCGCCGCCGCCGATGGAGCCGAAGCGGACCGGGCGGCCCTTGTCATCGGTGGTGTCGAGCAGCAGTTCGGCCTCGAACACGGCCCCGGTATAATATTCCAGACCGCGCACGATGGTCGGATCGAACTTCACCGCGTCCTGATCAACCCGCATGGCGGTCAGCGCCCGGTCGATGGCACCCAGTTCATTCAGCGCCGCCTGTCCCGCCGCGCCCAGATCGCCCGAACGGGCAACGGCGTCCAGCGTCTCGGCGCGCGACAGGCCGGGCGTGTTGGCCGAGACCAGGAAGGCTTCGATGGCCCCCGTCACCTTGGCGGGCAGTTGTGCGCCCTTGGTGTAGTCGCCGGATTCGTCCAGGCGGCCCTCGCCCAGCAGTTGGACCACGCCGTCCCAGCCCAGACGGTCGAACTTGTCGATGGCGCGCAGCGCGGTCAGGCGCTGGCCCGCCTCGGTCACGCCGCCCGCGTCGAACAGGCCGTCGAACAGTTTGCGGTTCGAGACGCGAATCTGCGCCTGACCCGCATCCAGTCCTGCCCCGCGCAGACCCTCGCAGGCCATGGCGATGATTTCGGCGTCCGCCTCGGGCCGGTCCGAACCGACCGTGTCGGCGTCGCATTGCCAGAACTCGCGGAAACGGCCGGGGCCGGGCTTCTCGTTTCTCCAGACGGGGCCATAGGCGTAGCGGCGGAACGGCTTGGGCAGGGTCTCCCACGTCTGGGCCGCGAACCGGGCCAGGGGCGCGGTGTGGTCATAGCGCAGGGCCATCCAGTCGCCCGGTTCGTCCGAACCCGCGTCATCCTGCAGCGCGAAGACGCCTTCGTTCGGACGGTCGGCGTCGGGCAGGAACTTGCCCAGGGCGTCGGCGTATTCGAAGGCCGGGGTCTCCAGCGGCTCGAAGCCCCAGCGCTCATAGACCTCGGACACGCGCGCCACGATGCGGCGTTCGGCGGTCAGGTCGCGCCCGCGCTTGTCGGCGAAACCGCGCGGATTACGGGCGAGCGGGCGGATGGGGGCTTCGTCAGTCATGGCGCGCGCTTAAGCCAAGGGGCGCGACGGCGCAAATCGTCACGCATCGCCTCATCGCATGGTCGGGCCGTTCGCCTTGGCAATATCTTGTTGCGAAAGGAAAAATCCCACGCAGGAAGGAACTGTGTCGGTGATGTGTCGTTGGGACGCCATGACGCCGCACGCCCTGATTTTTCCCCGCACCTGCAATACGTCGGACAGACGCACCATCCGGTGGTTCGAGTGCGAACTGATCGACGAAACGGGCGCACGACGGGTGCTCGATCAGGCGTTCTTTTCCCTGGGGGAGGCGAAATCCTGGGCCTCGGCGCAAGGCTATCCGGTCGATGAGGCGGACGCCCGGAACACCCGATGACCGACGTGTCCTTGACGGGACCGCTGGACGCCGCCGCCTTCGACAGGCCCCGTATTCTTCTGGCCGGGGCGGTGGACTACGCCATGTACGACCGGTTCCGGGACCAGCTTTCCCAGGCGCCGGACAGCGGCCTGGCGGTCATCGAACTGTCCACTCTGGGCGGCGATCCCGAGGTGGCGCGGATGATGGGCGAGGACGTGCGGTTCCATAGCGACATCAATTCCGGGCGACGGCTGGTGTTTCTGGGCAAGGCCGCCATCTACTCGGCCGGCGCGACCTTCATGAGCTTTTTCGCTGTGGAAAACCGCTATCTGACGCGCGGGACGCGGGTGATGATCCATGAGCGCAAGATGGACAAGCAACTGCACATCACCGGCCCGCTGACCACCTGCATCGCCTCGGTCAAGGCGATGCTGAATGAGCTGGAACACTCCATCGCCATTCAGGACGAGGGTTTCGAAAACCTGGTGCGCGGCAGCGCCGTCACCATGGACGAGGTTCTGAAACGCGCGCCGGAGAACTGGTATATCGAGGCGCAGCAGGCCAAGACCCTGGGGTTGATCGCCGGCGTGCTGTAAGACGACGCCTCAGTCGCCCAGGGTTTCCACCGTCAGATTGCCGTTGGTGTAGACGCAGATTTCGGCGGCGATCTTCATCGCCTTGCGCGCGATCTGTTCGGCGTCCAGCTCGGTTTCCTCGATCAGGGCGCGGGCGGCCGACAAGGCGTAGTTGCCGCCCGAACCCACGGCCGCGACGCCGTATTCCGGCTCAAGCACGTCTCCGACACCGGTGACGGTGAAGATCGAGGACTTGTCCGCCACCAGCAGCATGGCCTCCAGCCGACGCAGATAGCGGTCGGTGCGCCAGTCCTTGGCCAGATCGACGCAGGCGCGAGCCAACTGGTCCGGATACTGTTCCAGCTTGGCCTCAAGCCGTTCGATCAGGGTGAAGGCGTCTGCGGTCGCGCCTGCGAAACCGGCCAACACCTTGCCCCCCGCCAGAGTCCGCACCTTGCGCGCCGCGCCCTTGACGATGGTCGGCCCCATCGAGACCTGGCCGTCGCCGGCGATCACGGTGCGCCCGTTCTTGCGCACCGCCAGAATGGTCGTGCCGTGCCAGTCGGGAAAGGAAGAGGCGGTCGTGTCGAAGGGGCGGGTCATGGCCGACAGATGGACAGGACCGGTCGTGCGATCAAGGGCGCGGACGCTGCATTCTGTTAACGCTCATGGCCTAGCAGTCTTGCCCGGGCCGCGGCCCGCAGTTGCGTATGAGTGTGTCCATGCCCTTGTTTCGTATCGTCTATGTCAGCCAGGCCGCCGGGCCCGCCGCATCGGGTCTGATGCCGTTGGTGGACATCATCGGCGTATCGGACCGAAATAATCGCCGAGATCAGCTGACGGGCGTTCTGATGCGGCATGAGGGGCGTTTTCTGCAGGTGCTGGAAGGCGCGCGGGTCGATCTGGATCGGACGCTGGCGCGGGTTCGGTCGGATGGACGCCACGCGGATCTGACGGTCCTGTCCGACCGGCCCGTGGAGGCGCGGCTGTTTCCCGGCTGGGCCATGGCGCGCGTCGAGGCGACGCCGGAGGCGGCGCGTTTCCTGAGCGCCGACATCGGCCGGGAAGACGTGCCGGCCGTTCTGGATCGCATTCTGACCGATCTTTCGCCGACGGCGGCCGACACGGTCTGAGCGTCGGGCCTCGCGATCCGCTCTCGGGATCGCTAGATGGGGGCGTGATCTTTTCCGAAGACGAAGTCGAACGCTATGCGCGCCACCTGGTCCTGTCCGAGGTGGGCGGGCCGGGGCAGCAGGCGCTGAAGCGCGCCCGCGTCCTGATCGTCGGCGTGGGCGGCGTGGGGACGCCGGCGGCCCTGTATCTGGCGGCGGCGGGCGTGGGGACGCTGGGGCTGATCGACGACGACGTCGTGGGCCTGTCCAATCTTCAGCGCCAGATCGCCTTTTCCACCGCCGAGGTCGGGCGGCCTAAGGTCGAGGCGGCGGCGGATCGGCTGACGGGGTTGAACCCTCATGTGGTTGTCGAAACCCATGCCGAACGCCTGACGCAGGACAACGCCGTCCAGCGGATCGGCGCCTATGATCTGGTGCTGGACGGGACCGACGATTTCCAGACGCGGCTGTGGGTCAATGCGGCCTGTTTCGCGGCGGGTCGGCCCCTGGTGTCGGGCGCCCTGGGTCGCTGGAGCGGGCAGGTCGGCGTGTTTACGGGCCGGCCCTGTTATCGCTGCCTGGTGCCCGAGATTCCGCCGGACGCCGAAACCTGCGCCCGCGTCGGGGTCGTGGGCGCCCTGGCCGGGGTGATCGGCTCGATGGCGGCGCTGGAGGCGATCAAGCTGCTGACGGGCGCGGGCGACGCCCTGACCGGTAGGCTGCTGCTTTACGACGGTCTGGCGGGCCAAGCGCGCACGGTCCGGGTCGCGGCCGATCCGACCTGTCCGGTGTGCGGCGGCTGACCGCTCAGGCGGCGCTGGCGAAGCGGATGTCGGCCATATCCAGATCGGCCAGAGGGGCGGCGAAACCCAGTGCGGGGTTGCTTAACACCGTCACCAGCCGTTCGCCGCAATAGAGATACAGGGTCTCGTATCCGACCCAGTTGCGGGCCACGCCGTCCAGCGCCTGATTGGCGTTCTGGTCGTTCGAGGCGTCCAGAACGCAGATGTCCCTGACCGGCACGCCGGGCAGATTGACGATGCAATAGTAGGAGTCCAACGCAACACTTCCTCAGACAGGACGCCGGAAACGAAGTTCGTCTGCGGCGGTTCCGCTCCTGCCCGTGGTTTTCGACAGCCGTATTAGGCGCGTTCGACAGACTTGTGAAAAAGGAGGCCAGATGGCCCGACGACCCGCCGCGCCGAAACGTCTGAACGCCGCCAATCTGACCGGGCTGGGGGCGGATCGGCTGGGGGAACTGCTGATGCAGGCGGCCGATGCAGACCCGATCCTGAAACGCCGCCTGCGCCTGATCCTGGCGGCCGAGGCGGGGCCTGACGCCCTGGCGCTGGAAC
Above is a genomic segment from Candidatus Brevundimonas colombiensis containing:
- a CDS encoding cation:proton antiporter; protein product: MHGHGADYKDLVVFLAAAGVMVPLVNRLKISPVLGFLAAGVVLGPDGLARFAHALPFLSYFTISDPGQLAQLSELGVAFLLFMIGLELSWERLRAMRRLVFGLGMMQVGVCAAVIGGGFLLIGQTLASAAVLGMGLALSSTAVVMPVLAERGRLKGVVGRSTFAILLAQDLSVAPILITVTVLAAVAQQGGALDAAILGRSLFTLIPAAVGLGLLVLLGRVVLRPMFRSVAKARKAAQGGELFVAASLLVVVGAGLAAQASGLSMSIGALVAGILLAETEFRREVEVSIEPFKGLLLGVFFVGVGLGLDLDAIAADPVGVFGLALALTAVKTGVIFALARLWGLGARPALETALVLAPAGEFAFVIFATGMVEGLAPPGLTNAVALSATVSIFSIPLLAMIGQKLAKRPEQDSTALPDIPAPTGADGAVIIVGFGRVGRLIGEMLKAHDQAFIALDTDAAAVAAGRRDGFEVFYGDAGRREMLQHCGIQSTRALIVTMDAPAKVDEVVQTARAMRDDLILIARARDDQHAMRLYGLGVTDAVPETTEASLQLAENTLVDLGVPMGLVLASIHERRDQFRRAFQAATPAERRNRPSRALRRTARAFRPEPAPTKD
- a CDS encoding peptidase M13 codes for the protein MKRLLIGAAVGALLLPASAAFAQDADHDHACIDETCSIVSLFSGEETAAGWQGTTAPRYGTWGFDMAGRDTAVKPGDDFFEYANGKALEKLVIPSDRTSYGSFALLRELSDNRMKELVTGLAARRDLAAGSDEAKIADAYRSYIDEARIEQLDAQPLQPYLAAIRAADSHDKMAVYMGQTVGRFGSSFFGTGITIDAKQPTRYVVSTGQSGLGLPNRDYYLDARYADKKEKYQAYVGRMLTMIGWADPTETAAQIVALEQKIAEAHWTPVENRNRDKTYNEFTIAQLAQQAPGFEWQAYYDAAELGGVPRLIVRQDTAMPKIAAIYAETPVALLQAWEAFHTADDMAPLMSKRFSDAQWEFRSRDLSGQPEQRTREKRAISFAEGSLGEATGRLYVAQYFPAESKAKMEELVANLRTALSRRIENLTWMGAETKAAAQEKLRKFTVKIGYPDKWRDYSGLDIRADDLVGNAERRGLFEWNYDLSRLNEPVDKSEWGMTPQTVNAYYNSANNEIVFPAAILQPPFFDPNGDAAVNYGGIGGVIGHEIGHGFDDQGSKSDGDGVLRNWWTPEDKARFEALTTRLGEQYATYEPIAGYHINPGLTMGENIGDASGVAVGLEAYHLSLNGQAAPVIDGTTGDQRFFYGWAQVWQSKYRDEALKQQVATDPHSAAQFRVIGPLRNVDAWYDAFDVQPGTKYYLTPDQRVRLW
- the hisS gene encoding histidine--tRNA ligase, producing MTDEAPIRPLARNPRGFADKRGRDLTAERRIVARVSEVYERWGFEPLETPAFEYADALGKFLPDADRPNEGVFALQDDAGSDEPGDWMALRYDHTAPLARFAAQTWETLPKPFRRYAYGPVWRNEKPGPGRFREFWQCDADTVGSDRPEADAEIIAMACEGLRGAGLDAGQAQIRVSNRKLFDGLFDAGGVTEAGQRLTALRAIDKFDRLGWDGVVQLLGEGRLDESGDYTKGAQLPAKVTGAIEAFLVSANTPGLSRAETLDAVARSGDLGAAGQAALNELGAIDRALTAMRVDQDAVKFDPTIVRGLEYYTGAVFEAELLLDTTDDKGRPVRFGSIGGGGRYDDLVARFTGQSVPATGFSFGVSRLASALRAAGRGAEDAVRGPVVVIVFSEDDMGHYLNAVAELRAAGIAAELYLGRAGMKAQMKYADRRGAPAVVILGGDEIAANEVTIKDLDAGRAAAAAIADNDAWKAERPGQMKIPREGLLAAIRSIIE
- a CDS encoding peptidase S14, with protein sequence MTDVSLTGPLDAAAFDRPRILLAGAVDYAMYDRFRDQLSQAPDSGLAVIELSTLGGDPEVARMMGEDVRFHSDINSGRRLVFLGKAAIYSAGATFMSFFAVENRYLTRGTRVMIHERKMDKQLHITGPLTTCIASVKAMLNELEHSIAIQDEGFENLVRGSAVTMDEVLKRAPENWYIEAQQAKTLGLIAGVL
- the hslV gene encoding ATP-dependent protease subunit HslV — encoded protein: MTRPFDTTASSFPDWHGTTILAVRKNGRTVIAGDGQVSMGPTIVKGAARKVRTLAGGKVLAGFAGATADAFTLIERLEAKLEQYPDQLARACVDLAKDWRTDRYLRRLEAMLLVADKSSIFTVTGVGDVLEPEYGVAAVGSGGNYALSAARALIEETELDAEQIARKAMKIAAEICVYTNGNLTVETLGD
- a CDS encoding BLUF domain-containing protein; amino-acid sequence: MPLFRIVYVSQAAGPAASGLMPLVDIIGVSDRNNRRDQLTGVLMRHEGRFLQVLEGARVDLDRTLARVRSDGRHADLTVLSDRPVEARLFPGWAMARVEATPEAARFLSADIGREDVPAVLDRILTDLSPTAADTV
- the moeB gene encoding molybdopterin-synthase adenylyltransferase MoeB, which translates into the protein MIFSEDEVERYARHLVLSEVGGPGQQALKRARVLIVGVGGVGTPAALYLAAAGVGTLGLIDDDVVGLSNLQRQIAFSTAEVGRPKVEAAADRLTGLNPHVVVETHAERLTQDNAVQRIGAYDLVLDGTDDFQTRLWVNAACFAAGRPLVSGALGRWSGQVGVFTGRPCYRCLVPEIPPDAETCARVGVVGALAGVIGSMAALEAIKLLTGAGDALTGRLLLYDGLAGQARTVRVAADPTCPVCGG